AAAAAGCCTGGGCTGACCCGCCCAGGCTTTTGAGTATAGCCAGTCTTAAACCAAGCGGTTTTTAGATCTGCGATAAGCTGTAGTCGGAAACCTTATTGTTTTGAAAATGAATGAACAGCGTGTAGGAATCCGCCGGTGCTGCACCCGTAAGGCTGCTGGCGGCCCCCAGTCCGAAGGCACCCATGGCAGAGGACAGCAAGTCAGCGTTTGCGGTGTTACGGGGAGAGTAGGTCCACATCGATGGTCCGTTTGGGCCTTCTTGAGTGGTATCGGGTTTGCCGTAGAGCTGGCGCACTTGCTCAGAGGTGGTGACGCCTGGTTTCAGGTGTGTTTTTAGGTAGGCGGCAGTGAACTTGTCTTCGCCTCCCGTTCCACCACCCTGTAGGGTCTGGCAGGCAGCAAGTGGAATGGACAGTAAAAGCGCAGCGAGCATGCGACGAGTCATGGGTTTCCTCTTTAGATTAATGAACAGATCTGCTTTGTTTGTTTTTCGGGTCTATTCAAAGATGGGAATAGCCCAAGATGTGCCAACGACAGGCTGCACCGGGATATCGGTTTCAGCAGGTACAAGCCGGACGGCTCAATTTTCTCTGTCGTATGTGACTGCGTGTTGTACGCAGCCCGTGGCATAAGCTCTTGGAATGGTATGTCCCCTCTTTTAATTCGTGTTGGCAATAATAGAGAGGTTTTACCCTAATTTTTTGAAATTAAAAGAATGTTTCAATTGTTACATCTGGTTCGTGGCATTTGTGAAGTTCAGTTTATAAACGCCTGGGCAGGGACTTGAGGATGAGTGTTGTGCTTTTCTGCCTGACAAGGCTGATGGGTGGAAACAATTAACTTTGCCCGCTGCATGCAAATCACAGGAAAAAAGCAGAGAAACCGGGAGAGTCAGGTTGGGTAAAAAAGCGGAAAGACAAACGAAAAAAGCCACTTCCGAAGAAGTGGCTTTTTTCTTTATATGGCGCGGCTGGCAAGATTCGAACTCACGACCCCTTGGTTCGTAGCCAAGTACTCTATCCAACTGAGCTACAGCCGCCAAAGAAATGAAACTATAGCAGACTATTTATCTGCATGGCAAGCCTGTAATACTCTTTTTTTAAAATAAATACGAAAATGGTTCGGCTTGACTGAGCAGCGGGCCAGAGGAAGAGGGGGAGTCCATTACGATTGGTGCCTGAGTTGGCCGCTTGTACTGGTTTTCCTGGAGTCGGATGCGTCCAAAACGTCCCGATGTCATGAAGGGAGCTTGCTTCGGACAGGCGGAAAAGGGCATTGGAGTGTGAAGAATGGCGGGCAGGGCGTGAGTCCGCTTTTCAGTCGAGCAGCTCGCAGCGGCAGAATGCATACGAGGCAAGCGCCAGGACCTGAGAGTAAGGGGCGTGCGCAGTGTGTCATTGATGACAGAAACAAAAAAGCCACAATGAAAATTCATTGTGGCTTTACTTGCCAAGACTGAAGTCTTGAAGACTGTTCTATATAGAACACTCTTGAATATGGCGCGGCTGGCAGGATTCGAACCCACGACCCCTTGGTTCGTAGCCAAGTACTCTATCCAACTGAGCTACAGCCGCTAAAGAAGTAAAACTATAGCACGGCTATTTTTACTTGTCACCACAATATCGAATTTTTTTCGATAAAGTTTCGATGAATAGTCGTTTTTCGGTTGGGCATGTGCTTGGCAAGGGCTGGTTTCAAGGCGATGAGATGGCTGGAGAGGCCAAACGGCTCGCAGTGGCTTCTCGTCGGATCGGCCTGGAGAGGCAACGCAGCTCAACAAAGAGCCAGTCAGCCCTGGGGGAGCTGCGTTAAGAAAGGTTTTGTTCGTGTATCGCGAGTAGTTCGCGCGTCAGGGGGCATTGAGCAGCCTCTTGGGGGAGCGTGCTTTAGCAGGAACAGTGAGCCGTCTATCAGGACTGGTGTGCTCGACTGAGGGCCCTAAGCCATCTCTGGGGGGTGACCCCGTCTATGCGGAACAAGAGCCAGCCGGTCGGGGATGACTTGCCCCCAGGGAAACAAAGTCGCATTATTACGCCATTGTTTTGGAGCTGAATGTCATGGATCTGTCGAAAATTACCTGCACTGAAGATTTCCGCCTGGTGGCTAAACGCCGCGTGCCCAAGATGTTTTATGACTACGCCGACTCTGGCTCTTGGACGCAAGGGACGTATCAGGCTAATGAGCAGGATTTTCACAAGCTGAAATTCAGACAGCGTGTGGCAGTGGATATTGGTCATCGCAGTATAAGGACGACGCTGTTGGGGCAGGACGTGGCCATGCCAGTGGCTATTGCCCCCACAGGCCTGACGGGTATGCAGCATGCCGACGGCGAAATGCTGGCCGCTTTGGCTGCTCGGGACTTTGGTATTCCTTTCACACTGTCCACCATGAGTGTGTGCTCGCTCGAGGATGTGGCTCAGGCGACCCGTAGTCCGTTCTGGTTTCAGCTCTACGTCATGCGTGATCGCAGTTTTATTGAAAACCTGATTGCGCGTGCCAAAGCAGCTCATTGCTCGGCGCTGGTTCTGACTCTGGACTTGCAGGTGCTGGGGCAGCGTCACAAAGACATCAAAAACGGTTTGACGACGCCTCCGCGCCTGACGGTGCCCAATCTGCTCAATCTGGCGACCAAACCATATTGGTGTCGCAACATGTTGCGCACCCATCGCCGCAGTTTTGGCAATATTGTCGGCCATGCCAAGGGCGTTTCGGATTTGCGTTCTTTGGCGACCTGGACCGCTGAGCAGTTTGACCCGAGCTTGAGCTGGAAAGATATCGAGTGGATCAAAAATGCCTGGGGCGGCAAACTGATTGTCAAAGGCATTATGGATGCGGACGATGCTCGCCATGCAGTCGACAGCGGCGCCGATGCGCTGATCGTGTCCAATCACGGCGGTCGTCAGCTCGATGGTGCGCCTTCTTCCATTTCCTGCCTGCCGGCTATCAGCAAGGCGGTGGGTGACAAGATCGAGGTGCTCGTCGACGGAGGAGTTCGCAGTGGTCAGGATGTGTTGCGGGCACGGGCCCTGGGCGCCCAGGGAGCGATGATTGGCCGTGCTTTTCTCTACGCTTTGGGAGCGGCCGGTCAGCCCGGCGTGGCTCGCTTGCTCAAATTGATGGCCAATGAACTGGATGTGTCCATGGCTTTTTGCGGGCGCACCGACATTAATCAGGTTGACCGATCTATTTTGCTCAATCCTGATATTTTTGATCGCCCCGGTTACTGAAGACCAATATGCAAGGGGCCTGGCTGGGCAGGTAAATGGCCGCGTCCGTGGGGCCCGTTCAGATCCATGAGTGGGCCAGCGGGCACAATGCCTGTCGGGTTCAAATGGCTGTGACTGCTGTAGTAATGGGTTTTGATGTGATCCAGATTGACGGTATCGGCGATGCCGGGCATCTGGTACAGCTCCAGCATGTAGTTCCACAGATTCGGATAGTCGATCAAACGGCGCAGATTACATTTGAAGTGGCCGACATAGACCGGATCGAAGCGGATCAAGGTAGTGAACAGACGCCAGTCGGCCTCAGTGAGCCGTGTACCAGTCAGATAGCGCTGCTGGGCCAGTCGGGTTTCCAAGCCGTCCAGACTCTGGAACAGCGCATGCACGGCAGTGTTGTAGGCAGACTGTGAGCGGGCAAAGCCGGCTTTGTACACGCCGTTGTTCACCGTGTCGTAGACATGGCCATTGATCTGCTCGATTTGGGTACGCAAGTCGAGCGGAGCCATATCCAGACTGCGTGCCCCCAAGGTATCGAATGCGTTATTGAAAATACGCATGATCTCGGAGGACTCATTGTTGATGATCGTGGCCCGATGCTTGTCCCACAGCACGGGAACCGTAATGCGGCCGGTAAAGTTCGGATCAGCCTTGGCGTAGAGCTGGTGCAGGAACTGGGCATCCATGACTGGATCGGCGATCACACCTTCAGCCGGCTCAAACGTCCAGCCTTGATCGTCCATGACAGGATTCACAACTGAGACGGAAATCAGTTTGTGCAGTCCTTTCAGTTCGCGCATGATCAAGGTGCGATGCGCCCAAGGGCAGGCCAGCGACACATACAGGTGATAGCGGTTGGCCTGAGCGGGCTGTGCCGCCTGCCCCTGGGGACCGGGGCCGCCATCGGCCGTAATCCAGTCCCGGAAGGTGGACTGGGCACGCTGAAATGTATCGGACTCAGTACGGCTGACTGGCTCTTTGCTGTGCCATTGCCCTTCAATCATCATGCCCATTCTTGTCCTCCGTTTTAGCCTTTCAGCTTCATGGCAATTTCAGCGATATGACGGCCCTGGAAGCGGGCCCCGTCCAGCTCGTTCTGGCTTGGTTGGCGCGATCCGTCGCCACCGGCAATGGTAGAGGCTCCGTAGGGGCTGCCACCGGTTACCTCATCGAGCAGGGTTTGACCCGCAAAGCTGTAGGGCAGGCCCACCACAATCATCCCAAAGTGCATCAGGTTGTGAATAATGGACAGCAGCGTGAGCTCCTGCCCGCCGTGCTGGGTAGCAGTGGACGTAAAGGCGCCACCTACCTTGCCATTGAGGGCGCCGCGTGCCCACAGGCCACCGGCCTGGTCCAGAAAACTGGCCATTTGTGAACTGATACGCCCAAATCGGGTGCCGGTGCCCACAATAATGGCGTCATAGTTTTCCAGGTCGGCAATCGAGGCAACCGGAGCGGCCTGATCCAGCTTGAAATTCGCTTTCTGGGCCACCGCTTCCGGGACCAGTTCGGGGACACGTTTGATATCCACCGTCGCACCAGCGCTTTGCGCACCTTCAGCCACCGCTTGGGCCATTTTCTCAATGTGGCCGTAGGCGGAGTAATAGAGAACCAGGACTTTTGCCATTTGAATGTCTCCAGAAAAGCGATCAACAAGGAATCGGACGGGGCAGCGGCCCCTGGACAAGGCCGGGGACGAGCATGCTATGACGATGATAGTCGGGCCTGCCCTGCTATGACAAACCGCCAGGCTATTTGTTTTGTGTCAGAGTCTGTCTTGTTGTCTGCTCGGCCGCGCTCAACCTGGCAACAGGGCGTAGGTGGTGGTGGCGTGGGCGGCCAGGCGGTCCTGTTCATCAAACAGCTTGATGTCGCCAAAGACCATGCTCTTGCCTCGTTTCAGAACCTGGGCATGGACCAGGACATCGCCTTGGGCAACCGGGCGCACAAAACTGGTGTTCAGTGAAACGGTGGTCATGGGACGGAATTCGCCCAGGCTTTGGCTGATGGCCAGCACCATCGCGGTATCGGCTGCCGCCATATAAACCTGACCGCACACCACCCCCGCGACATGGGTCAATTGTTCTGAAAAGGGCAGGCGCAGCACCACGCCGTCCTCCTGCACCTTTTCCACGCGTAGCTTCAAGGCTTGCACCCAGGGCGCGAACAGCGTGTTCAGCAGGTGTTGGCTTTGCTCGTGAGTCATGGGGCTTAGCCGCAGTAGACCGACAAAATGCGGTTTTGCTCATCGACCCGGATGTTCAGGCGAGTAGGGTCGTAGTCGGTGGTGTACATACGATCCGGAGCCAGAATGCGGGCTTGCGAGGCACCGGCCTGTTTGACAAGACGTTCAATCTGGCTTTGGCTGGCTGTTTGTCCGGCCGGGCTCAGGGAGTCGGCATCGCACAGCCCCCCCGAGGTGTTGCGCAACGACGAACTTGAACCGCTTTGGGCGCTATTGCCCGTGGCCGTGCAGGCGACCAGAAAAACGGCGGGAAGGACGCTAAGAAGTACGGAGAGTCGCATGAGAAATCCTTTAAAGCAGCTGGGAAGCATTCAGAGCTTGAAGGACTAATAATACCTGTTCTAGACGGGGCGTTTAAGGCCCTTTGCGCTGCGTTTTGCAGCGGTTTTACCCGGTTTGACCGAGACCTGCGGGTGCTGTGCGATGGCGTAGCGCAGCGGGGCCGTGGCCCAGTCGCCTGCATAGTCCACGCCGATGCGCGGGCCGATGTGGATCTGCTCGGGCGCCAGAGCGGGAGCGTCCAGCAGATGCAAGGTGGGGGAGCAGGCATCGGCACCGTTATAGGCCTTGTCGATATCCAGCCCTTTGCACAGCCGTCCCGGCCCGGACAGGGAAGGCCCTTCCAGGGGAGAGGCCCATTGGGCGGCTCGCAGCAGCACCGCCGTGCCGTCTCCTTCCACGCCACTGACGATATTCATGCAGTGATGCAGGCCGTAGATCAGATAAATGTAGGCATAGCCGGCCGGGCCGAACATCAGTCGGGTGCGATCGGTGATACCTCGCCGGCTGTGGGCGGCCTGGTCCTGGGGGCCGAGATAGGCCTCGGTTTCCACAATGGTGGCGCAGCGTTGGCCGCGTTCGTCATTCAGCACCAGTGTTTTGCCTAACAACTCCAGGGCGACGTAGCGTGGGTCGCGGGCGAAAAACGCCCGCGGCAGATACAGGGAAGGCTTAGCCATGGCCGGGAATAGACTCCAGCTTGTTCAACCAGAAC
This genomic interval from Alcaligenes ammonioxydans contains the following:
- a CDS encoding PaaI family thioesterase is translated as MTHEQSQHLLNTLFAPWVQALKLRVEKVQEDGVVLRLPFSEQLTHVAGVVCGQVYMAAADTAMVLAISQSLGEFRPMTTVSLNTSFVRPVAQGDVLVHAQVLKRGKSMVFGDIKLFDEQDRLAAHATTTYALLPG
- the wrbA gene encoding NAD(P)H:quinone oxidoreductase, whose translation is MAKVLVLYYSAYGHIEKMAQAVAEGAQSAGATVDIKRVPELVPEAVAQKANFKLDQAAPVASIADLENYDAIIVGTGTRFGRISSQMASFLDQAGGLWARGALNGKVGGAFTSTATQHGGQELTLLSIIHNLMHFGMIVVGLPYSFAGQTLLDEVTGGSPYGASTIAGGDGSRQPSQNELDGARFQGRHIAEIAMKLKG
- a CDS encoding DNA-3-methyladenine glycosylase; translation: MAKPSLYLPRAFFARDPRYVALELLGKTLVLNDERGQRCATIVETEAYLGPQDQAAHSRRGITDRTRLMFGPAGYAYIYLIYGLHHCMNIVSGVEGDGTAVLLRAAQWASPLEGPSLSGPGRLCKGLDIDKAYNGADACSPTLHLLDAPALAPEQIHIGPRIGVDYAGDWATAPLRYAIAQHPQVSVKPGKTAAKRSAKGLKRPV
- a CDS encoding glutathione S-transferase family protein, with protein sequence MGMMIEGQWHSKEPVSRTESDTFQRAQSTFRDWITADGGPGPQGQAAQPAQANRYHLYVSLACPWAHRTLIMRELKGLHKLISVSVVNPVMDDQGWTFEPAEGVIADPVMDAQFLHQLYAKADPNFTGRITVPVLWDKHRATIINNESSEIMRIFNNAFDTLGARSLDMAPLDLRTQIEQINGHVYDTVNNGVYKAGFARSQSAYNTAVHALFQSLDGLETRLAQQRYLTGTRLTEADWRLFTTLIRFDPVYVGHFKCNLRRLIDYPNLWNYMLELYQMPGIADTVNLDHIKTHYYSSHSHLNPTGIVPAGPLMDLNGPHGRGHLPAQPGPLHIGLQ
- a CDS encoding alpha-hydroxy acid oxidase; this translates as MDLSKITCTEDFRLVAKRRVPKMFYDYADSGSWTQGTYQANEQDFHKLKFRQRVAVDIGHRSIRTTLLGQDVAMPVAIAPTGLTGMQHADGEMLAALAARDFGIPFTLSTMSVCSLEDVAQATRSPFWFQLYVMRDRSFIENLIARAKAAHCSALVLTLDLQVLGQRHKDIKNGLTTPPRLTVPNLLNLATKPYWCRNMLRTHRRSFGNIVGHAKGVSDLRSLATWTAEQFDPSLSWKDIEWIKNAWGGKLIVKGIMDADDARHAVDSGADALIVSNHGGRQLDGAPSSISCLPAISKAVGDKIEVLVDGGVRSGQDVLRARALGAQGAMIGRAFLYALGAAGQPGVARLLKLMANELDVSMAFCGRTDINQVDRSILLNPDIFDRPGY
- a CDS encoding I78 family peptidase inhibitor, with product MRLSVLLSVLPAVFLVACTATGNSAQSGSSSSLRNTSGGLCDADSLSPAGQTASQSQIERLVKQAGASQARILAPDRMYTTDYDPTRLNIRVDEQNRILSVYCG